A genomic window from Quercus lobata isolate SW786 chromosome 10, ValleyOak3.0 Primary Assembly, whole genome shotgun sequence includes:
- the LOC115964265 gene encoding zinc finger MYM-type protein 1-like: MEKTPKIATYTSPQIQKEILHVISTKVKKAIREAIGDAKFCRLVDEAHDESMKEQMAVILRYIDTNGFVRERFFGIVHVVDTAAVTLKKEIYYLFSNYCLDIQNIWGQGYDGASNMQGASKEVVPLNRFFTKLILVINNIRASCKRIEQLKIARASDIAYLIDIEELETGKGLNQMVTLQRLGDTRWGSHYKSVSNLIKLFSPTCEVLLKIMYEGNSSQKVETESAYEINFVKLCKTNLQDILNATHLVSSTKKLIQQFRDEKWDDLLATMISFCKERGLDVPDMNARYVARFGRSHHQQEDFRNEHYYKVDIFNAGIDSQLQELNHRFSEHTIELLTLSSALDPREAYESF, from the exons atggaaaaaactccaaaaattgCCACCTACACATCACCTCAGattcaaaaagaaattctaCATGTTATTTCAACCAAAGTGAAGAAGGCAATTAGGGAAGCAATTGGTGATGCAAAGTTTTGCAGATTGGTTGATGAAGCTCATGATGAGTCCATGAAAGAGCAAATGGCTGTGATTTTAAGATATATTgatacaaatggctttgtgcgaGAACGGTTTTTTGGGATTGTTCATGTTGTTGACACTGCAGCAGTAACCCTTAAAAAGGAGATATATTATTTGTTCTCTAATTATTGCTTAGATATCCAAAACATTTGGGGGCAAGGATATGATGGTGCAAGCAACATGCAGG GAGCATCAAAAGAAGTTGTCCCTCTTAATAGATTTTTCACTAAATTGATTTTGGTTATCAATAATATTCGTGCTTCATGCAAACGTATTGAGCAATTAAAAATTGCTAGAGCTTCTGACATTgcatatttgattgatattgaAGAGCTTGAGACTGGGAAAGGACTTAATCAGATGGTCACTTTACAGCGACTTGGAGATACTCGTTGGGGTTCGCATTATAAATCAGTTTCTAACTTGATAAAGTTGTTTAGTCCAACATGTGAAGTTCTACTGAAAATTATGTATGAAGGAAATTCTTCGCAAAAAGTAGAAACAGAATCCGCTTATGAG ATAAActttgtcaagctttgcaaAACCAATTTGCAAGACATTTTAAATGCTACACATTTAGTTTCAtccactaaaaaacttattCAACAATTTAGAGATGAGAAATGGGATGACTTACTAGCTACTATGATATCATTTTGTAAGGAACGTGGTTTAGATGTCCCTGATATGAATGCTCGTTATGTTGCAAGGTTTGGTCGATCTCATCATCAACAAGAGGACTTTAGAAATGAGCATTATTATAAAGTAGATATTTTTAATGCAGGAATAGATTCTCAATTACAGGAACTAAATCATCGGTTTAGTGAGCATACTATAGAGTTACTTACGCTTAGCTCAGCACTAGACCCTCGAGAGGCATATGAATCTTTTTGA